TAGGAGACCTAGTTTGACTGACGGAATAATACTCGCTAGCGGTAGAGCCCTTGGAGCAAAAATAGTCACCGGAGATGAACTTTTCAAGGGGCTCGCCGAAGTCATTTACATCGGCTAAATGCACTCCATAGCGCTGACACGAATGCACAAAGTCTTTTTCTTGTGCAAAATTCGAGGCTCTTAGCTTAACCTGCGCAATCTCTAGTTTGACAACTTAAGCTGTTCAATTGTTTCCTCTGGCGTTAAGACAGTTAACCCAGCTATTCTTTTGTAGTGCCGAACATTTCTGGTAATCAGAGGCATTCCGCTTACCTTGGAAGAGCTACCTATGAACAGGCCCCTGATTTCGATGGGTTGACCCTGCCTCCTTAAGCTGGCCATAACGCGGCTGGCTTCCCTAGAAGCTTTATAGTCAAAACTGACGATTTTAAGCTGGCTGAGGAACTCGCCCGTTTCCTTAATCAGCTCCTCAGGCTTGGGAGCTAAGTACACCCCAAGCCATATTTCAAAGGAGTTTATGGTTGTGGTGTACGCGGAAACTTTTCCTTCATAAACTTTTTCCATGATGAGTTTAACCGCTTCGGAAGGTCTTCTGATATAATCTATGAGAACGTCTGTGTCCAAGCATAGATTTCTTACACCTTCCATGTTGACCACAACTTTCTGACTTCTCTCATGAACTCATCTGGATCCTCGGGATAACCTCTCCAACATCCAGCAAGATCCAGCAAGGTTCTCTTACGAACCTTCTTTAGAATTATGAGGTCGCCTTGCTCCATGACCTTTATCTCATCACCTATCTGAACACCAACCTTCTCCCTCACTTCCTTCGGAATGGTAATCTGATACTTCCGTGTTACCTTAACTGTTCCTTCCGCCATGTTTAACACCGTAGTACCCAATAGTAGTACAAAATACTCAAGTCTTATGTGCGCAGTACACTACTCCTTTTGATTCTTCCGCTTACATTAACCTCATCGTCCTCTTGACGGAGCGTCAATTGAGGTTTTGACAAAAACTGTAGCTATGCATGCCCGAATAGATTACTGCGATAAAAATAGGGTTCGTATAATTACATGGTGCTCTTTATCCCATCCGAAGAATCGAATGAAAAATTCTGTGAGATTTCTATGCAGCTTTCTTAATGTGCGCCTCTGTTTTGTCGAAGAACTCCAGAAGGAGCTTTGCCACCCGCTCACCGAACTCGGTGATCACATAATATTTCTTCAACGGATCAATAGGCACGCTCTTAGCCAACCCCAAATCCTCAATCTCCATCATCCTAGCCCGGAATGTGCCATCACTAAGCGTCAGACTATGCTCCCGCATAAACCCCTTAGCATTCTTCCACCGGCCCTTCTCAAGATGCAAAAGCAGGATACAATCGATTGCGTGATCCTTCTCCAACATGACTTTAATTGGCGAAAGCCTTTTGTCGGTGAGAATGTGCTTAACTTTTTCTTCTGTCAATTTACTACCCAGCCTTCTCCTCACATTATGATCTTCATTTAAGGTTATTCTGCTTTTAAGCATTTAACCTATATTACGATTCCTTAAATAATACTCATTACACAATGCTTGAGACTACTATACCTTCCCCTTTCTTTTGGAAGATTAATAGGTTCTGCGACGTACATCCCTCTAGTTGTAAGCTCCCCTTAACATGCCTGCATATTCCTCGTTGAGAATGCCCCTTCTTGTATCATCATAGAGTGAATTATATGTGAATTTTACTTGTGATTATGGT
The DNA window shown above is from Candidatus Bathyarchaeota archaeon and carries:
- a CDS encoding type II toxin-antitoxin system VapC family toxin, translating into MEGVRNLCLDTDVLIDYIRRPSEAVKLIMEKVYEGKVSAYTTTINSFEIWLGVYLAPKPEELIKETGEFLSQLKIVSFDYKASREASRVMASLRRQGQPIEIRGLFIGSSSKVSGMPLITRNVRHYKRIAGLTVLTPEETIEQLKLSN
- a CDS encoding AbrB/MazE/SpoVT family DNA-binding domain-containing protein, translating into MAEGTVKVTRKYQITIPKEVREKVGVQIGDEIKVMEQGDLIILKKVRKRTLLDLAGCWRGYPEDPDEFMREVRKLWSTWKV